In a genomic window of Weissella tructae:
- a CDS encoding APC family permease: MSEGVKLKRSMGLWAGLSLVIGTVIGSGVFFKQASVLEQAGGTTAGLSAWVVGGIITLAAGLTISEVAARLPKTGGLYSYIESLYGSAAGFLTGWMQVIVYAPAVIASIGGYAAYLTANFLGLPIESARWITISYILLVVLINVLENRVTAAFQMLTTSIKMIPIVLLIGYGLFFGEVHALGQTVEQLTSTAKGGFGMAVLATLFAYDGWILLSNLAGELKNPRRDMPRSIVYGVTIIVLAYVGVTYAVYRALPASEIIQLQNNSTFVMATQAFGEFGGRALSITIIISMWGTLNGKMIAFPRMAYAMAKDGLFPKYLSHLNKKTQEPISAILSVASMAIAIALFTNSADRLSDIAIFTIWIFYTAAFFGIFILRHQSKKNPDTQEAPLFKTPLYPITPLIAIGGAIFVLVSTLRYDFQSVMISMVMVGLGLPVYYYYTKKNNVK, from the coding sequence ATGTCAGAAGGTGTCAAACTAAAGCGTTCAATGGGGCTGTGGGCAGGATTGTCTTTGGTTATTGGAACAGTTATTGGATCAGGAGTCTTTTTTAAGCAAGCGAGTGTTTTGGAACAAGCCGGTGGGACAACTGCTGGTCTTTCAGCTTGGGTTGTTGGGGGTATTATTACACTAGCAGCGGGACTAACTATTTCAGAAGTCGCAGCACGTTTACCAAAGACTGGTGGACTATATAGTTACATTGAATCATTGTATGGTTCTGCAGCCGGGTTCTTAACTGGTTGGATGCAAGTTATCGTTTATGCCCCAGCTGTTATTGCCTCAATTGGGGGATATGCAGCATATTTGACAGCAAACTTCTTGGGATTACCAATTGAATCAGCACGTTGGATCACAATTTCATATATCTTGTTGGTTGTTTTGATTAACGTTTTGGAAAACCGTGTAACGGCTGCGTTCCAAATGCTAACAACATCAATCAAGATGATTCCAATTGTCTTGTTGATTGGATACGGATTGTTCTTTGGTGAAGTACATGCCTTAGGTCAAACAGTAGAACAATTAACATCAACTGCTAAGGGTGGATTCGGAATGGCCGTTTTGGCAACATTGTTTGCCTATGATGGTTGGATTTTGCTATCTAACTTGGCTGGAGAATTAAAGAACCCACGTCGTGACATGCCTCGTTCAATCGTATACGGTGTAACAATCATCGTTTTGGCCTATGTTGGAGTCACATACGCTGTATACCGTGCATTACCAGCTTCTGAAATTATTCAATTGCAAAACAACTCAACTTTCGTCATGGCAACACAAGCCTTCGGTGAATTTGGTGGACGTGCCTTGAGTATTACAATCATTATCTCAATGTGGGGAACATTGAACGGTAAGATGATTGCGTTCCCTCGTATGGCTTACGCAATGGCTAAGGATGGTTTGTTCCCTAAGTACTTGTCACACCTAAACAAGAAGACTCAAGAACCAATCTCAGCTATCTTGTCAGTTGCTTCTATGGCAATTGCAATTGCTTTGTTTACAAACTCAGCTGACCGTCTATCAGATATTGCGATCTTTACAATCTGGATTTTCTACACAGCTGCTTTCTTCGGAATCTTTATCTTGCGTCACCAAAGCAAGAAGAACCCAGATACACAAGAAGCGCCTTTGTTTAAGACACCTTTGTACCCAATCACACCATTGATTGCGATTGGTGGAGCTATCTTTGTATTGGTTTCAACCCTACGATACGATTTCCAAAGTGTTATGATTTCAATGGTTATGGTTGGACTGGGATTACCAGTCTATTACTACTACACTAAGAAAAATAACGTAAAATAA
- a CDS encoding PD-(D/E)XK nuclease family protein, with product MLNLKFGPASADHEYALLEDMKQLLEADSEAQLFYIVPNHIKFESEINVLTRLSEMMGHQGRALAVPRVQVFSLSRLAWYYMQDDALYQQANVSSDGLAMLVQRLLRGAKDELALYGNMLSKPGFISQFSDQLLEIKQANLSWDEVAELSVDEQTPETLQRKMHDLSLIGQRLDAFLKDQGRYLSADLLQALKVFLRTDKVDLSKHHFFINRYSQMTNGEAGVVEALIAEAGNVTIALPSDAGSASLREAQTDENDLFYKPKMLGRRFQGVAQDGGIETSVVNIEAQRDMSATMKAVEKFWITYEQEGVPQEKAHVVANELEVWKANTAYQEIEQMARQIRQEVAMGNARYRDYLLMARDLNPYTNMIPAIFNRMGIPFFMDADKQMNTHPLVAFIKQLLGLERFTTRTLMQLLKNELLVPTDVDIQDYREALAITENYVLAKNIQGWQWESETPWQYDWKVSNVEDEATQAQLTLRNRQLALIHDQVSQIIVPFLQALKDAPDTQTMVRALYVFLTEQGVSARLLGWRDEAIQQGDLFRGQQPEQVWQTLMNLLDDFVDIFGNEHMSVPDLRETLVAGFDSATYTGIPATMDQVRITESGIVQGQNYQTAIIFGATAQQLPATTRTKAILNDGDRELLLPLLPESAKLRDTADKQMAEESLLMYNAMMSPTQRLIWSYPTSDGDSSLSGSTYIVRLNAHFVNMAETTFVPLPDPTSENIGQFVGSPATTLAHVIRMEQIAHLNKLPISTAWQSLRQQVSQIKPEMTMHLMQSLNYHNQVAQLSSGLVDALFGRDLKMSVSRLQTFARNPYEFFLSYGLRLQERQVLQLTPADKGTLIHAGFEQFFMSLIQENLVLGELTDTEITQRVTKTMETILAGEEQELEIFKSSPQMAYLTTQLVQQVAATVLKMKRGQPTNHRVQTQAVETTFGLGAQGLAPVKYDLNQGSLTLRGKIDRMDEMQAGDQRFVTVVDYKSSERDFKLNKVIAGLELQLMTYWAAIAQNTTTPVGGALYWNAQVPWVKASDLDSNLAWSEMVSASTEVNATNGSYAGVLTRDESYLETLDPQEGQPSLYGFKRTSKGAISKTGDNTYTDDELAVLTQFNEYQVRRIGDEILTGHFDLQPFKDGNTSTGLANSAYKPVMMFDAALGNQYKDISMFPTKRQDALTWMQEEMEEEE from the coding sequence ATGTTGAATTTGAAATTCGGTCCAGCAAGTGCTGATCATGAATATGCTTTGTTAGAAGACATGAAGCAGCTCCTAGAGGCTGATTCAGAAGCACAATTATTCTATATTGTGCCAAACCATATTAAGTTTGAAAGCGAAATTAACGTGCTGACACGTCTATCTGAAATGATGGGACATCAAGGACGTGCTTTAGCTGTTCCACGTGTACAAGTATTCTCGCTAAGTCGGTTGGCTTGGTATTACATGCAAGATGATGCTTTGTACCAACAAGCGAATGTATCAAGTGATGGATTAGCGATGTTGGTACAACGTTTATTGCGTGGGGCAAAAGATGAGTTAGCGTTATACGGTAATATGTTGTCTAAGCCTGGATTCATCAGCCAATTTTCGGATCAATTACTAGAAATTAAACAAGCGAATTTGAGTTGGGATGAAGTGGCAGAATTAAGTGTTGATGAACAAACACCTGAAACTCTGCAACGTAAGATGCACGATTTAAGTCTAATTGGCCAACGCCTAGATGCTTTTCTAAAAGATCAAGGGCGTTATTTAAGTGCGGACTTACTACAAGCGTTGAAAGTGTTTTTACGTACAGATAAAGTTGATTTATCAAAACATCATTTCTTTATTAATCGTTATTCTCAAATGACGAACGGTGAAGCGGGTGTGGTTGAAGCGTTAATCGCAGAAGCAGGGAATGTCACTATTGCACTACCTTCTGATGCAGGATCTGCAAGTTTACGTGAAGCACAAACAGATGAAAATGATTTATTCTATAAGCCTAAGATGTTAGGGCGTCGTTTCCAAGGTGTTGCCCAAGATGGCGGGATTGAAACAAGTGTGGTAAACATTGAAGCGCAACGTGATATGAGCGCAACGATGAAAGCAGTTGAAAAATTCTGGATTACGTATGAACAAGAAGGCGTACCGCAAGAAAAGGCCCATGTAGTTGCTAATGAACTAGAGGTTTGGAAAGCGAATACGGCCTATCAAGAAATTGAACAAATGGCTCGTCAAATTCGACAAGAAGTGGCCATGGGTAATGCCCGTTATCGCGATTATTTGTTGATGGCGCGTGATCTGAATCCATATACCAACATGATTCCAGCGATTTTTAATCGCATGGGTATTCCGTTCTTTATGGATGCGGACAAGCAAATGAACACGCATCCGTTGGTAGCGTTTATTAAGCAATTATTGGGATTAGAACGCTTCACAACACGTACATTGATGCAATTATTGAAAAATGAATTACTTGTACCAACCGATGTGGATATTCAAGACTACCGGGAAGCGTTGGCGATTACTGAAAATTACGTGCTAGCTAAGAATATTCAAGGATGGCAATGGGAATCAGAGACACCGTGGCAATATGATTGGAAGGTTTCAAATGTCGAAGATGAGGCGACGCAAGCACAATTAACTTTACGTAACCGTCAACTGGCTTTGATTCATGACCAAGTTAGTCAAATCATTGTGCCTTTTTTGCAGGCATTAAAGGACGCACCGGATACGCAAACAATGGTGCGAGCATTGTATGTCTTTTTGACTGAGCAAGGTGTGAGCGCACGTTTGCTAGGTTGGCGTGATGAAGCAATTCAACAAGGTGATTTGTTCCGTGGGCAACAACCAGAACAAGTTTGGCAAACTTTGATGAATCTCTTGGACGATTTCGTGGATATCTTTGGAAATGAACATATGAGTGTGCCGGATTTACGTGAAACCTTAGTCGCTGGTTTTGACAGTGCGACATACACAGGTATTCCAGCCACGATGGACCAAGTTCGTATTACTGAAAGTGGAATCGTGCAAGGACAGAACTATCAAACAGCAATTATTTTTGGTGCCACAGCCCAACAATTGCCGGCAACGACTCGTACAAAAGCGATTTTGAATGATGGGGATCGTGAATTGCTCTTGCCATTACTACCAGAGTCAGCGAAATTACGTGATACAGCAGATAAGCAAATGGCCGAAGAATCACTTTTGATGTATAACGCCATGATGAGTCCAACCCAACGTTTAATTTGGTCATATCCAACGAGTGACGGGGATAGTAGTTTATCCGGATCAACTTATATCGTTCGTTTAAACGCTCATTTTGTGAACATGGCAGAAACAACATTTGTGCCATTACCTGACCCAACGAGTGAAAATATCGGACAATTCGTCGGCTCTCCAGCCACGACTTTGGCGCATGTCATTCGTATGGAACAAATTGCGCATCTAAACAAATTGCCAATTAGTACTGCATGGCAAAGTCTACGCCAACAAGTATCACAAATTAAACCTGAAATGACGATGCATCTGATGCAGAGTTTGAATTATCACAACCAGGTTGCCCAGCTATCAAGTGGATTAGTGGACGCTTTATTTGGACGTGATTTGAAGATGTCAGTGTCTCGCCTACAAACTTTTGCACGCAATCCATATGAATTTTTCTTATCATATGGGCTTCGTTTGCAAGAACGACAAGTCTTACAGCTAACCCCTGCAGATAAAGGAACGTTAATTCACGCCGGCTTTGAACAATTTTTCATGTCGTTAATTCAAGAAAATCTCGTACTAGGTGAATTAACGGATACTGAGATTACTCAGCGCGTGACGAAAACAATGGAAACTATCTTAGCGGGCGAAGAACAAGAATTAGAAATTTTCAAAAGTTCACCACAGATGGCTTATTTGACAACCCAATTGGTTCAACAAGTTGCGGCAACGGTATTGAAGATGAAGCGTGGTCAACCAACCAACCATCGTGTGCAAACACAAGCGGTCGAAACAACATTTGGATTGGGTGCTCAAGGCTTAGCGCCGGTAAAGTATGATCTTAACCAAGGTAGTTTAACTTTGCGTGGAAAGATTGACCGTATGGATGAAATGCAAGCTGGCGACCAACGTTTTGTTACTGTCGTTGATTACAAGTCTAGTGAACGTGATTTCAAATTGAATAAGGTTATTGCCGGACTTGAATTACAATTAATGACTTATTGGGCAGCGATTGCACAAAACACAACGACACCGGTGGGTGGTGCATTGTATTGGAATGCACAAGTACCATGGGTTAAAGCAAGTGATTTAGACAGTAATTTAGCTTGGTCAGAGATGGTTTCAGCTAGTACAGAAGTGAATGCGACCAATGGAAGTTACGCCGGTGTGTTGACTCGAGATGAATCATACCTAGAGACGTTAGACCCACAAGAAGGACAACCTAGCTTGTACGGCTTTAAGCGTACGTCAAAGGGAGCGATTAGTAAGACAGGTGATAATACCTATACTGATGATGAATTAGCTGTTTTGACACAATTTAACGAATATCAAGTTCGTCGTATTGGGGATGAAATTCTAACGGGTCATTTTGATCTACAACCATTTAAAGATGGGAATACGTCAACTGGCTTAGCCAATAGTGCATATAAGCCGGTGATGATGTTTGATGCGGCATTGGGAAACCAATATAAAGACATCAGTATGTTCCCAACAAAGCGTCAAGATGCGTTAACTTGGATGCAAGAAGAGATGGAGGAAGAGGAATGA
- the addA gene encoding helicase-exonuclease AddAB subunit AddA has product MNFTPTQSAAIETKGKNILVSASAGSGKTRVLVERVLRRLLAGENINEFLIVTFTEAAAAEMKERLEKVIRTNLQDAEGDQRQHLLKQLRLLNVANISTLHAFALRLIEQYHYTIDLDPQFRLLDDAERTLLMHNVYQSLLNDAYENDDAGTFKALVTQFKSASQDDGPLREAVFTLFNFAMARPDTSEWLANLVTAYAYEGNFTQTVFYQTEVLPLLKAEIIGLAAEAERALRQAPDTDESEAALNRKANLENDADFFDSMNQMLANPDLSWDDLRRMMLNDDQPTKWGAARHAKAKASRFSKDDAELKEAWDAVKIGRDYRLTQLDKLRSQYFILDEAGQEVALTGAQATLRQLVTFTEQFRDAFLKEKLAQKTVDFNDLEHFALEIVQQDAVVQELSARYSEVMVDEYQDTNQLQEAILSRIAGDDNTFQVGDIKQSIYKFRQADPSLFGSKLHDYPLDDQSDVITLQENFRSHPNVTKFINYIFGQIMSEQLGDVEYTGTAELVAGADYYPKEVSKHAELLVYLSEVDDDADKYTSTIGQIRLMAWKIKALMADETTRIFDREEKELRRPTYDDFTILVPTKLQNLDVIDVFNKLDLPLAVDGTENFFQTTEISVMLSLLRIIDNPHQDIPLAAVLRSPMYGLDENALAVIRLQDMQGDFYQALTCFNELEIADVTFGGMDVEAIQRIKMIVSRFMDQLAEFKILATQNQLVDLIWRIFDKTGWLDYVGGLPSGPQRQANLHALYERAASFQQSNFVGLYQFVSYITELQEKERDLGVADANVTDNSIRLMTIHRSKGLEFPIVFLLNSTRDMVSTNEVKGKVLVDAYAGAGIDYVDVEHQLQLPTIQREVVKTARQKGAFAEQLRVLYVALTRAEQEVFLVGSYDTAKQMLDKWQLSQHGQDWMLPEWVRLQGKSYMDLAGMALLRHPDIEQRLHITDAEVDLTDIKPLVPKDEFVKPAEEEMAEFLANQLKFNIDTKTFSELQADEVAQYDAKIVETTPVVDPLITNVDVTNWQPVLEYDYSFDSATHATAYQSVSEVKRLFEDPDLTAGRGVADTRLDPQATTGLRFVNDELPEPKFMQVATNQVTAAAIGTGTHLVLQSINLAKGVPTLDGIGQTIDDLVKSELLDVAVAKKINRESILTFFTGTDLGQQMVLNQASLKREVPFSLLLDAKMLYKDFAGDDRVLVHGIIDGYFMKGDELWLFDYKTDRMIDDNAEQMLKERYAGQLNIYAQALIAMGLPQPKKFIYALSIGKTIELG; this is encoded by the coding sequence ATGAATTTTACGCCAACGCAATCGGCAGCGATTGAAACAAAAGGTAAAAATATTCTAGTTTCGGCTTCAGCCGGATCTGGGAAAACGCGTGTCCTAGTTGAACGTGTGTTGCGTCGCTTGTTGGCTGGTGAGAACATCAATGAATTTTTGATTGTAACTTTTACCGAAGCCGCAGCCGCAGAAATGAAAGAACGACTAGAAAAGGTTATTCGCACCAATTTACAGGATGCTGAAGGAGACCAACGCCAACATTTATTGAAACAATTACGTTTGTTGAATGTGGCTAATATTTCGACACTGCACGCCTTTGCGCTACGTCTCATTGAACAATATCACTATACAATTGATTTGGATCCACAATTTCGATTGTTAGATGATGCTGAGCGGACTTTATTGATGCACAATGTGTATCAATCTCTTTTGAATGATGCCTATGAAAATGATGATGCGGGGACCTTTAAAGCGTTGGTCACGCAATTTAAATCTGCAAGTCAAGATGATGGTCCCTTACGGGAAGCAGTCTTTACGCTATTTAATTTTGCAATGGCACGACCAGATACGTCAGAATGGTTAGCTAATTTGGTCACAGCATACGCATATGAAGGTAACTTTACGCAAACAGTGTTTTACCAAACGGAAGTTCTGCCATTATTGAAGGCTGAAATCATTGGATTAGCAGCGGAAGCAGAGCGTGCGTTACGCCAAGCACCAGATACAGATGAAAGTGAAGCAGCATTAAATCGTAAAGCGAATTTGGAAAACGATGCCGATTTCTTTGATAGCATGAACCAAATGTTGGCGAATCCTGATTTGAGTTGGGATGATTTACGTCGCATGATGTTAAATGATGACCAACCTACAAAGTGGGGAGCAGCACGTCATGCAAAAGCGAAAGCCAGTCGTTTTAGTAAAGATGACGCAGAACTGAAAGAAGCCTGGGATGCAGTTAAAATTGGGCGTGACTATCGTTTAACACAATTGGATAAATTGCGTAGCCAATACTTTATCTTGGATGAGGCTGGGCAAGAGGTGGCGTTGACTGGTGCGCAAGCAACATTACGTCAATTAGTGACCTTTACAGAACAATTCCGAGATGCGTTTTTGAAAGAAAAATTGGCACAAAAGACGGTTGATTTTAATGACCTGGAACATTTTGCGTTAGAAATTGTGCAACAAGATGCCGTTGTACAAGAATTGTCAGCGCGTTACAGCGAAGTCATGGTCGATGAATACCAAGACACAAATCAATTACAAGAAGCCATCTTGAGTCGGATTGCTGGGGATGATAATACCTTCCAAGTAGGAGATATTAAGCAATCGATTTATAAGTTCCGACAAGCCGACCCTTCTTTGTTTGGGAGTAAATTACATGACTATCCGTTGGATGATCAAAGTGATGTGATTACCCTACAAGAGAATTTCCGTTCACATCCTAATGTTACGAAGTTTATTAACTACATTTTCGGACAAATTATGAGTGAACAATTAGGGGATGTGGAATATACCGGTACGGCAGAATTAGTGGCTGGTGCGGATTATTATCCCAAAGAAGTAAGTAAGCATGCAGAGTTGTTGGTTTATCTGAGCGAAGTTGACGATGATGCTGATAAGTACACAAGTACCATTGGACAAATTCGCTTAATGGCTTGGAAAATTAAAGCGTTGATGGCTGATGAAACAACACGTATTTTTGATCGTGAAGAGAAAGAATTACGTCGACCAACCTATGATGACTTTACAATTCTGGTGCCGACTAAATTACAGAACTTAGATGTGATTGATGTCTTCAATAAATTGGACTTACCATTGGCGGTGGATGGGACCGAAAACTTTTTCCAAACCACTGAAATTTCCGTCATGCTGAGCTTGTTGCGTATCATTGATAATCCACATCAAGATATCCCGTTGGCGGCGGTATTACGTTCACCAATGTATGGGCTTGATGAAAATGCATTGGCTGTAATCCGTTTACAAGATATGCAGGGTGATTTTTATCAAGCATTAACATGTTTCAATGAATTGGAAATTGCTGATGTGACCTTTGGTGGGATGGATGTGGAAGCCATTCAGCGCATTAAGATGATTGTTAGTCGCTTTATGGATCAACTAGCTGAATTTAAGATTTTGGCGACACAAAATCAATTGGTTGACTTGATTTGGCGTATTTTTGATAAGACAGGTTGGCTAGATTACGTGGGTGGCTTACCGTCTGGACCACAACGTCAAGCGAATTTACATGCGCTATATGAACGAGCCGCTAGTTTCCAACAATCGAATTTTGTTGGCTTGTATCAATTCGTCAGCTACATTACTGAATTACAAGAAAAAGAACGTGATTTAGGTGTTGCGGATGCCAATGTTACGGATAACAGTATTCGTTTGATGACCATCCATCGTTCAAAAGGATTGGAATTTCCAATTGTATTCTTACTAAACAGTACCCGCGACATGGTTTCTACCAATGAAGTTAAGGGGAAAGTGTTAGTGGATGCGTATGCAGGAGCTGGAATTGATTACGTTGATGTGGAACATCAACTGCAATTGCCAACAATTCAACGTGAAGTCGTTAAAACGGCCCGCCAAAAAGGTGCCTTTGCGGAACAATTACGTGTGCTGTATGTTGCGTTGACACGTGCGGAACAAGAAGTGTTCCTAGTGGGATCATATGATACTGCTAAGCAAATGCTCGATAAGTGGCAATTGAGTCAACATGGACAAGACTGGATGTTACCTGAATGGGTACGTCTACAAGGAAAGTCATATATGGATTTGGCAGGGATGGCCTTGTTACGTCATCCTGATATTGAACAACGCTTGCACATCACAGATGCTGAAGTTGACTTGACGGATATTAAACCATTAGTACCAAAGGATGAATTCGTGAAGCCAGCAGAAGAAGAGATGGCGGAATTTTTGGCGAATCAGCTCAAATTCAATATCGATACTAAGACATTTTCAGAGTTGCAAGCCGATGAAGTAGCTCAATATGATGCAAAAATTGTTGAGACTACGCCGGTTGTTGATCCGCTAATCACAAATGTGGATGTAACGAATTGGCAACCAGTTCTAGAATATGATTATTCATTTGATTCAGCGACACATGCAACAGCCTATCAATCTGTTTCAGAAGTAAAGCGTCTATTTGAAGACCCAGACCTTACAGCAGGACGTGGTGTGGCAGATACGCGTCTAGATCCACAAGCCACGACTGGATTGCGTTTTGTAAATGATGAATTGCCAGAACCTAAATTCATGCAAGTGGCGACTAATCAAGTTACTGCAGCTGCAATTGGAACGGGGACGCATTTAGTGTTGCAAAGTATTAATCTAGCTAAGGGTGTTCCAACGTTAGATGGCATTGGGCAAACAATCGATGATTTGGTTAAATCAGAATTATTAGATGTTGCTGTCGCCAAGAAAATCAATCGAGAAAGTATCCTAACATTCTTTACTGGAACCGATTTAGGCCAACAGATGGTCTTGAACCAGGCTAGTTTAAAGCGAGAAGTGCCCTTTTCATTGTTGTTGGATGCGAAAATGTTATATAAAGACTTTGCAGGCGACGATCGTGTGTTAGTGCATGGTATTATCGATGGATATTTCATGAAGGGGGATGAATTATGGTTATTTGACTATAAAACAGACCGCATGATTGATGATAATGCTGAGCAAATGCTTAAAGAACGCTATGCGGGGCAATTAAATATCTATGCGCAGGCACTAATTGCAATGGGATTGCCACAACCTAAGAAGTTTATCTATGCATTATCAATTGGAAAAACAATTGAATTAGGATAA
- the adhP gene encoding alcohol dehydrogenase AdhP, with product MKAAVVRQNLDGYVDLIDNWQPRALGFGEALIDMEYCGLCHTDLHVANGDFGDPNQFNPREFSRVIGHEGVGIVSKLGEGASDYLKVGDRVSVAWFYDACGNCEFCNTGNETFCRKVRNSGYSIDGGMAQQAVVNAKYAVKVPDGLDPMEASSITCAGVTMYKSLKVGETKPGQWVSVVGAGGLGNLAIQYAHNVFGARVVAVDGNPEKLEAARENGAELLINRKTEDVPAIIQAKTGGVHNAQVTAVNAQAFNQAVESLRPMGKLVAVALPQGNMDLNIVKTVLDGITVSGSLVGTRTDLAEAFEFGAQKKVKPIVQRADIRDINDVIDEMHNNKITGRMVFDFTSL from the coding sequence ATGAAAGCAGCAGTTGTACGTCAAAATTTAGATGGATACGTAGATTTAATTGATAATTGGCAACCACGTGCATTGGGGTTTGGGGAAGCTTTGATCGATATGGAATATTGTGGATTGTGTCATACTGATTTGCATGTGGCAAATGGTGATTTTGGTGATCCAAACCAATTTAACCCGCGTGAGTTTAGCCGCGTTATTGGTCACGAAGGAGTGGGGATTGTGTCTAAGTTGGGAGAAGGCGCATCCGACTATCTAAAGGTTGGGGATCGTGTTTCTGTTGCTTGGTTCTATGATGCCTGTGGAAACTGTGAATTCTGTAATACAGGGAACGAAACATTTTGTCGTAAGGTACGCAATTCAGGTTATTCAATTGACGGTGGTATGGCACAACAAGCGGTTGTTAATGCCAAGTACGCTGTTAAAGTACCTGATGGACTTGATCCAATGGAAGCATCATCAATTACTTGTGCTGGAGTGACCATGTATAAGTCATTGAAGGTTGGAGAAACGAAGCCAGGGCAATGGGTTTCTGTTGTCGGAGCTGGTGGACTAGGTAATTTGGCAATTCAATATGCACATAACGTGTTTGGAGCCCGTGTTGTAGCGGTGGATGGAAATCCGGAAAAATTGGAAGCTGCTCGTGAAAACGGGGCCGAATTGTTGATTAACCGTAAGACGGAAGATGTGCCTGCAATTATTCAAGCGAAAACAGGTGGTGTCCACAATGCTCAGGTGACGGCCGTAAATGCCCAAGCTTTTAATCAAGCAGTAGAATCACTACGTCCAATGGGGAAGTTGGTAGCGGTGGCTTTGCCACAAGGTAACATGGATTTGAATATCGTGAAGACTGTATTGGATGGTATCACGGTTAGTGGATCATTGGTGGGAACGCGTACAGATCTAGCGGAAGCCTTTGAATTCGGAGCGCAAAAGAAAGTTAAGCCAATTGTACAACGTGCGGATATTCGTGATATTAATGATGTTATCGATGAAATGCACAACAATAAGATTACTGGGCGTATGGTCTTTGACTTTACATCATTGTAA
- a CDS encoding YxeA family protein — protein sequence MAKIIKFIAIVGVLAAGVAGGMYYKDTYMGQAYYTQVSTNVQPTTMKDNSGKSMGEVFTYNEKAFNDKGEARDLEWNAFEDKAFPVGTWVKVDASKKRTIGYKVIKQNEVPEKAQKALGA from the coding sequence ATGGCTAAGATTATTAAGTTTATTGCAATTGTTGGTGTGCTAGCGGCTGGAGTAGCTGGTGGTATGTATTACAAAGACACGTACATGGGGCAAGCGTACTACACGCAAGTTTCAACAAATGTGCAACCAACTACGATGAAGGATAATTCTGGAAAGTCTATGGGTGAAGTCTTTACTTATAATGAAAAAGCCTTTAATGATAAAGGGGAAGCCCGTGATCTAGAATGGAATGCATTTGAAGATAAGGCGTTTCCTGTTGGTACATGGGTGAAAGTAGACGCAAGTAAGAAGCGTACAATTGGATATAAGGTTATTAAGCAAAACGAAGTTCCTGAAAAGGCACAAAAAGCACTAGGTGCGTAG